The proteins below come from a single Iocasia fonsfrigidae genomic window:
- a CDS encoding prepilin peptidase: MLLYSFIFLLGTVIGSFLNVLIYRLPRQESIIAPPSHCPECGEYLKVRDLIPMLSFLLNRGKCRYCAKAISWQYPVVEVLTAFLLTILYHNYGLNISFIIYSILICILIVCSLIDLQYKIIPNKLTYPALITALISSIFLNHISLMGSLTGILVPGGLFLLLALLYGKGLGMGDVKLVAVIGAVIGWQFTLIGIFLASLIGSITGLVLMIAGIMDRKTRIPFAPFIGLGTIISLFYGEELFSILMSLY, encoded by the coding sequence ATGTTATTATACAGCTTTATCTTTTTACTGGGGACAGTAATCGGTAGTTTCCTCAATGTGCTTATCTACCGTCTACCCCGTCAGGAATCAATAATTGCTCCACCTTCCCACTGTCCAGAATGTGGTGAGTATCTAAAGGTAAGAGACCTTATCCCCATGCTTAGTTTCCTCTTGAACAGGGGTAAGTGCAGGTATTGTGCTAAGGCTATCAGCTGGCAGTATCCTGTAGTTGAAGTATTAACGGCTTTTTTGCTTACTATTTTATATCATAACTATGGTCTTAATATATCCTTTATAATCTACAGCATCTTAATCTGTATACTAATTGTCTGTTCATTAATTGATTTACAATACAAGATTATTCCCAATAAACTAACTTACCCGGCGTTAATTACTGCCCTTATCTCATCCATATTTTTGAATCATATTTCTTTGATGGGTTCATTAACAGGTATTTTAGTTCCCGGAGGATTGTTTTTATTGTTAGCCTTGCTCTATGGTAAAGGCCTTGGTATGGGGGATGTTAAACTGGTTGCTGTTATTGGTGCCGTTATAGGCTGGCAATTTACCTTAATAGGTATTTTTCTGGCTTCCTTAATTGGTTCGATTACTGGTTTGGTGTTAATGATTGCTGGGATAATGGATAGAAAGACCAGGATACCATTTGCCCCTTTTATTGGTCTTGGTACCATTATTAGTCTGTTT
- a CDS encoding type II secretion system protein produces the protein MKRFREVFRSESGFTLIELLVVIAVISVLAAIAVPRLTGVNEKAIQTEAVSFLGSVKTSLEMYYIENGNKYPSGNEVDLTSDDYLGQYIDNFNEVTDDWSFSYAYNENPGEDSYEITVTMKYKGSAKGINDVVLRKNDDGYEIITEED, from the coding sequence ATGAAGAGATTTAGAGAGGTTTTCAGGAGTGAAAGTGGTTTTACTTTAATTGAGTTACTGGTTGTCATTGCGGTGATAAGTGTACTGGCTGCAATAGCTGTTCCCAGGTTAACCGGGGTTAATGAAAAAGCTATTCAGACTGAAGCAGTATCCTTTCTGGGCTCAGTTAAGACTTCATTGGAGATGTATTATATAGAGAATGGAAATAAATATCCGTCAGGTAATGAGGTCGATTTAACATCAGATGATTATTTAGGACAATATATTGATAATTTTAATGAAGTAACAGATGACTGGTCGTTTAGTTATGCATATAATGAAAACCCTGGTGAAGATAGTTATGAGATTACAGTAACAATGAAATATAAAGGATCAGCAAAAGGTATTAATGATGTTGTATTAAGGAAAAATGATGATGGTTATGAAATAATTACTGAAGAAGATTAA
- a CDS encoding type II secretion system F family protein has translation MSPLYEYEAVNHSGNKISGTIEVEAADLAAKQLKEKGYYPTAINEKKEKKKLADYLTGNKRVKTKDLMIFSQQFAAMIDAGISLVDCLNILYQETEHSRLKEVIRGMQEDIETGMSLSETMMKYPAVFPTLYCQLIKAGETGGVLDKILNQLVNHYERQDEINRKIKSALYYPFTILVVAILVVIFLLVRIVPMFVTMFAGFGAELPWPTRILLGLSAFVQAYWWILLIIMVLLILILYKYLKTAKGKYSLDRFILKIPVLGKMIKKIIVSRFASTLAVLLGSGIDLLASLAVVEEVLNNKVYADLLLEARGQIREGVNLSHLLAEAPEFPGMVVQMVRIGEESGSLEKMLQKINIFYEQEVESSIDASISLIEPMMIVLLALVVGFIVISIVMPMFDMYQYF, from the coding sequence ATGTCTCCACTCTATGAATATGAGGCTGTTAATCATAGTGGTAATAAGATAAGTGGGACTATTGAGGTTGAAGCTGCTGATCTCGCAGCTAAACAACTGAAGGAAAAGGGGTATTATCCTACTGCTATTAATGAAAAAAAAGAGAAAAAGAAACTTGCTGATTACCTGACAGGGAATAAAAGGGTTAAAACTAAAGATTTGATGATTTTCAGCCAGCAGTTTGCTGCCATGATCGATGCCGGGATCAGCCTGGTTGATTGTCTAAATATCCTTTACCAGGAAACTGAACACTCACGGTTAAAGGAAGTTATTCGTGGTATGCAGGAGGATATAGAAACCGGGATGAGTCTTTCAGAAACAATGATGAAATACCCGGCTGTTTTCCCCACACTCTACTGTCAATTAATTAAGGCTGGTGAAACCGGTGGTGTGCTGGATAAAATACTTAATCAACTGGTTAATCATTATGAGAGACAGGATGAAATAAACCGCAAGATAAAGTCAGCCCTCTATTATCCTTTTACCATATTAGTTGTGGCCATATTAGTTGTTATTTTTCTACTGGTCAGGATAGTACCTATGTTTGTCACTATGTTTGCCGGGTTTGGGGCCGAATTACCCTGGCCTACCAGAATTTTACTGGGACTAAGTGCTTTTGTCCAGGCTTACTGGTGGATTTTGCTGATTATTATGGTATTACTGATTTTAATATTATATAAATATCTTAAAACAGCAAAAGGGAAATATAGCTTGGATAGATTTATTCTTAAGATTCCAGTGCTTGGTAAGATGATAAAAAAGATTATAGTCTCACGTTTTGCCAGTACCCTGGCGGTTCTACTGGGGAGTGGTATTGACCTACTAGCTTCATTAGCTGTTGTTGAGGAGGTGCTTAATAACAAGGTCTATGCTGATCTTTTACTTGAAGCACGGGGACAGATCAGGGAGGGTGTCAATCTATCCCATCTCTTGGCTGAAGCACCTGAATTCCCGGGGATGGTTGTTCAGATGGTCAGGATTGGTGAAGAATCGGGTTCACTGGAAAAGATGCTGCAGAAGATCAATATTTTCTATGAACAGGAGGTAGAGAGTAGTATTGATGCCTCTATTTCCCTAATAGAACCAATGATGATAGTCCTGCTGGCCCTGGTAGTAGGTTTTATAGTAATATCTATTGTGATGCCGATGTTTGATATGTATCAGTATTTTTAG
- a CDS encoding type IV pilus twitching motility protein PilT, translated as MDIIGLLKSVVEDANISDLHLTVNSQAVVRTTGVLRAYEQYSHKFTFADLIEICRYLMDEDQWKTFQEQGELDFSYSVPGFSRFRVNAYRQRGAVSLALRIIPTEIPTIDDLGLPEILKKMAVQRRGLVLCTGPTGSGKSTTLASMINEINQERKCHILTLEDPIEYLHQHNNSIVHQREVGIDTRSFAAGLRAALRQDPDVILVGEMRDLETISIALESAETGHLVLATLHTTDAPKTVDRIIDVFPAHQQQQVRIQLSSVLNGIIAQQLLPRADMEGMVAGLEVLIGTPAVRNIIREGKSSQLESIMQTGAKYGMIVMNNYLISLYEKGLISMETAVRRSTNPEYIKKGITRFG; from the coding sequence CTGGATATAATAGGATTATTAAAGAGTGTTGTTGAAGATGCTAATATTTCTGATCTCCATTTAACGGTAAATTCTCAGGCTGTTGTCAGGACTACCGGGGTATTAAGGGCTTATGAACAATATTCTCATAAATTTACTTTCGCTGACCTGATTGAGATATGTCGGTATCTGATGGATGAGGATCAGTGGAAGACCTTTCAGGAACAAGGGGAACTTGATTTTTCTTATAGTGTTCCCGGTTTTTCCCGTTTCAGGGTAAATGCCTATCGCCAGAGGGGGGCTGTTAGTCTGGCCCTGCGAATTATTCCGACAGAGATACCGACAATTGATGACCTGGGGTTGCCGGAAATACTCAAAAAAATGGCGGTTCAGCGCAGAGGCTTGGTCTTATGTACTGGGCCAACCGGTAGTGGTAAATCAACTACCCTGGCCTCAATGATCAATGAGATTAATCAAGAGAGGAAATGTCATATCCTGACCCTGGAGGACCCGATTGAATACCTCCATCAACATAATAATTCAATTGTTCATCAAAGGGAGGTAGGGATTGATACCAGATCATTTGCTGCAGGACTGCGGGCTGCCCTGCGTCAGGACCCAGATGTAATATTGGTAGGTGAGATGCGTGACCTGGAGACTATTTCTATTGCTCTGGAATCTGCTGAGACCGGTCATCTGGTGCTGGCTACTCTCCATACAACTGATGCCCCCAAGACTGTTGATAGAATTATTGATGTTTTTCCAGCTCATCAACAACAGCAGGTTCGAATCCAGTTATCTTCTGTACTTAACGGGATTATTGCTCAACAGCTTTTGCCCCGGGCAGATATGGAGGGAATGGTGGCTGGGCTGGAGGTGTTAATTGGTACTCCAGCTGTACGCAATATTATTCGCGAGGGTAAAAGTTCACAACTGGAATCAATTATGCAGACAGGTGCGAAATACGGTATGATAGTGATGAATAATTACCTGATATCACTTTACGAAAAGGGATTGATCAGTATGGAAACTGCAGTCAGGCGTTCTACTAATCCTGAATATATCAAAAAGGGCATCACCAGGTTTGGCTAA
- the gspE gene encoding type II secretion system ATPase GspE, whose amino-acid sequence MKNKGRLKLGELLVNFNFVTEKQLQEAMKVQQETGKRLGQILIDLNYLKEKDLIQVLEFQLGIPHVDLSNYIINPRLADYIPENIARRHNVIPLEVRKNKLRVAMSDPTDLVAIDDLELTSGMRVESCIAAAKLIKKAINTIYSMDKGDTAEIFDSLDSYQDKQEPELDQLKEMVEDAPIVKLSNLIITQALQMRASDIHIEPQEQEVRVRYRIDGVLREEMTPPKYTQAALISRFKIIADLDITRRRIPQDGRITMNVKGVKLDMRVSTLPTVFGEKLVIRLLNKDDSLLDINKLGFSDDNYSCFKALIEQPHGILLVTGPTGSGKSTTLFAALNYLNSVTKNIVTVEDPVEYQIKGINQIQADPRTGLTFASTLRSILRQDPDIIMIGEIRDKETAQIAVRAALTGHLVLSTLHTNDAVSSITRLIDMGIPPYLVSSTLIGVVAQRLLRRLCSSCKEKKFLLEEEKEILGIEELDAAVYQARHCDKCSSTGYRGRLAVHEVLVVDDKLKKMLSRGIMEDELKKYAVSCDMTTLHQDGVAKVKQGLTSIDELMRVII is encoded by the coding sequence ATGAAAAATAAGGGACGTTTAAAATTAGGTGAATTACTTGTTAATTTTAACTTTGTGACAGAAAAACAACTGCAGGAGGCTATGAAGGTCCAGCAGGAAACAGGTAAGAGGCTGGGACAGATACTGATTGACTTAAATTACTTAAAGGAAAAAGACCTGATTCAGGTTCTGGAGTTTCAGCTGGGTATACCTCATGTTGACCTGTCAAATTATATAATTAATCCCCGTTTGGCTGATTATATACCAGAGAATATTGCCCGCCGTCATAATGTTATACCACTTGAGGTGAGGAAGAATAAATTAAGGGTGGCTATGAGTGATCCCACAGACCTGGTAGCTATTGATGACCTTGAATTGACTTCTGGTATGAGGGTGGAAAGCTGTATTGCTGCTGCAAAGTTAATTAAGAAGGCCATTAATACAATCTATTCGATGGATAAAGGGGATACTGCTGAGATTTTTGATAGTCTTGACAGCTATCAGGACAAGCAGGAACCAGAACTTGATCAGTTAAAAGAGATGGTAGAAGATGCCCCCATTGTCAAACTGAGTAACTTGATAATCACCCAGGCTCTTCAGATGAGGGCCAGTGATATCCATATTGAGCCACAGGAACAGGAGGTAAGGGTTCGCTATCGGATTGATGGTGTTTTAAGGGAAGAGATGACCCCTCCTAAATATACTCAGGCTGCTTTAATTTCCCGGTTTAAGATTATTGCCGACCTGGATATTACCAGAAGGAGGATACCACAGGACGGTAGGATAACTATGAATGTTAAAGGGGTTAAGCTGGATATGAGGGTTTCCACTCTGCCCACTGTATTTGGGGAAAAACTGGTTATTCGCTTATTAAATAAAGATGATTCATTGCTTGATATTAATAAGCTGGGTTTTAGTGATGATAATTATTCCTGTTTTAAAGCCTTAATTGAGCAGCCCCACGGTATTTTACTCGTTACAGGACCAACTGGTAGTGGTAAATCCACCACACTATTTGCAGCTTTAAATTATTTAAACTCGGTAACTAAAAATATTGTGACAGTTGAGGACCCTGTTGAATACCAGATTAAGGGGATTAATCAGATCCAGGCTGATCCCAGAACAGGCCTGACCTTTGCCAGTACTTTAAGGTCAATTCTGAGACAGGACCCTGATATTATTATGATTGGGGAAATCAGGGATAAAGAGACAGCCCAGATAGCTGTCAGGGCTGCCTTGACCGGTCACCTGGTTTTAAGTACCCTACATACCAATGATGCAGTAAGCTCGATTACTCGATTAATAGATATGGGTATCCCCCCTTATTTAGTCTCCTCAACTCTTATTGGGGTGGTAGCACAGAGGTTATTGAGGAGACTTTGCAGTTCCTGTAAAGAGAAAAAATTCCTTTTGGAAGAGGAAAAAGAAATACTAGGGATTGAAGAACTTGATGCTGCTGTTTATCAGGCTCGGCACTGTGATAAGTGTAGTTCTACTGGTTACCGGGGAAGACTGGCTGTCCATGAAGTTTTAGTAGTTGATGATAAGCTAAAGAAAATGCTTAGCAGGGGTATCATGGAGGATGAGCTTAAAAAGTATGCTGTTTCCTGCGATATGACAACACTCCATCAGGATGGAGTGGCCAAAGTAAAACAGGGTCTTACATCAATTGATGAACTAATGCGGGTAATAATCTAA